GATTGAGCTTGGCCTCCAATTCCTTCTCGTAACCTGCTTGAAAGCCCACATGGTATTCGGCGATGTTGCCGGCCTTGTCAATCACCACCAGGGTCGGCAGGCTGTTGGCCTTGTATTTCTGGGAGGTAACCGAAAATTCGTCATGCAGAATGGGAAGCGAGATCACCCGCTGGAAGATGTAAGCCTCCACCGTGTCCCGGGCTTCACCCACGTTCACCAGGTAAAAACGGACGCTGTCCCCGGCAAAGCGCGAGGCCATCTCCTGCAGGCAGGGGATCTCCTTTTTGCAGTTCTCGCACCAGGTGGTGAAGAAGCTTAAGACCACCACGTCCCGCTGCTGTCGGGTGCGGGGGGTTCTGGGCTGGCCGCAGTAATCGCGGAGATAAAAAGTGGATCCTCCGTCCAGGTTCTTCAGCACTATGGGAGGAGCCGGGTCGCCCACCTTCAGTCCGGGCTTGTCCCCGGCAGCTAAGGCCGAGATTGACAATAACAGTAGCGTAAGACAGAATGACAGGATATTTTTCATGAAGTGTATGCTTCCGTTCTTTTTGGTTATGTTTTACTATCCGACGTTTCCTGGGATAGGCAGTATCAACATGATTCCCTGGGCATTCTCCGAATAAAAAATCATGTAAATCCTGTCAAAGGGACCTCGTTTAATTTTATTCATTTTCGTATTTGGTAATCTTGTCCACCCGGCGCTGGTGACGGCCGCCTTCGAATCCGGTCTCCAGCCAGACCTTTACTATCTTGGGGACCAGCTGCAGGTCTATGTAATCGGCCGGCAATACCAGGATGTTGGCGTCGTTGTGCAGCCGCGAGTAGCGGGCCATGTCCGGGGTCATGGCGATGGCCGCCCGCACCCCCTTGACCTTGTTGGCCGCGATGGCCATGCCGTTGCCGGTGCTGCAGACCAGTATCCCCTTGTCCGCCTCGCCTTTGGCCACCGCTTGGGCCACCGGAATGGCGAAGTCTGGATAATCGCAGGGATCCCGGTTCTGGGCCCCGAAGTCCTTGAATTCCAGGTTGTCGAGGGAAAAGGCTGACTTGATCTGCTCTTTAAGGGCAAA
The sequence above is drawn from the candidate division TA06 bacterium genome and encodes:
- a CDS encoding TlpA family protein disulfide reductase, giving the protein MKNILSFCLTLLLLSISALAAGDKPGLKVGDPAPPIVLKNLDGGSTFYLRDYCGQPRTPRTRQQRDVVVLSFFTTWCENCKKEIPCLQEMASRFAGDSVRFYLVNVGEARDTVEAYIFQRVISLPILHDEFSVTSQKYKANSLPTLVVIDKAGNIAEYHVGFQAGYEKELEAKLNLLLGKTRPESLAAAIKADTTVTDTVKAKPKSKSNGKKIKPKNI
- the rpiB gene encoding ribose 5-phosphate isomerase B, encoding MKIAIGTDHRGFALKEQIKSAFSLDNLEFKDFGAQNRDPCDYPDFAIPVAQAVAKGEADKGILVCSTGNGMAIAANKVKGVRAAIAMTPDMARYSRLHNDANILVLPADYIDLQLVPKIVKVWLETGFEGGRHQRRVDKITKYENE